In Thiofilum sp., the genomic window AAATCAATCCAAATTAAGTTACTATCGCTAAAGCTCATATATCATCCAGTCTCAATCGAGTTTAAATTGACGTAGCGGGCGTGATGCAGTAAATCCATACCCATTCATGATTGAAATAGTAACAGAAAAATTTATGCAAACCTTTACCGTCTTATTCCTAGTATTTTTGCTGGCTTATGTCGGCGTACAACTGTGGCTCTCTTTGCGGCAATCTCAGCATGTGAGCCAACATCGCAGTGCGGTTCCTACTCCCTTCATGGGCAAAATTACCTTAGAGCAACATCAAAAAGCAGCGGACTATACGCTGGCTAAAGGACGCTTTGGGCGTATTGAACTCATGATTGGCTTAGTAGTGCTCTTAGCGTGGACTTTAGGTGGAGGCTTAGAATGGCTTGATCAAGCGTGGCGTTCACTCAACTGGAGTCCACTTTATACCGGTGTTGCAGTAATTGTCAGCATGTTGGTGATCAGTAGTTTGATCGATTTGCCTGCTAGTCTCTATCGCACTTTTGTCCTCGAAGAAAAGTTTGGCTTTAATAAAACGGATCTCAAAACCTTTGTAGTCGATATGGCAAAAGGTACTGCTTTAACGCTAGTACTGGGTGTACCTCTGATTATGCTTATTTTGTGGTTAATGGAGTCAATGGGGGATTATTGGTGGCTGTATGCGTGGGGGGTACTCACTGCTTTTTCGCTCTTGATGATGTGGGCTTATCCTAAATTTATTGCGCCTTTATTTAATAAATTTGCCCCACTGGATAATGGCGAAGTCGCCGAACGCATTAATGCCCTATTGACGCGCACGGGCTTTAATAGCAATGGTATTTTCGTTATGGATGGTTCTAAGCGTTCGGCACATGGTAATGCTTACTTCACAGGTTTTGGTAAAAATAAGCGCATTGTATTTTTTGACACCCTCTTGGAACATTTAACCCCAGCAGAAGTTGAGGCAGTGCTCGCACATGAACTAGGTCATTTTAAGCGTAAGCACATTATCAAAGGGATGCTGGTATCGATGACTATGACCTTTGTAAGCTTTGCGGTATTGGCATGGCTGATGAAACAAGGCTGGTTTTATAATGGTTTAGGGGTCAGTCAACCTTCTACCTATATGGCTATTATGCTGTTTATGGTTGCTAGTCCGGTATTTACTTTCTTTATTGGTCCTATTATGTCGTGGTGGTCACGTAAACATGAGTTTGAAGCCGATGCGTTTGCCGCCGAACAGTCAAGTGCTACGGAACTCATTAGCGCTTTAGTGAGTCTTTACAGAGAAAATGCGAGTACTTTAACGCCCGATCCCTTACATTCGGCCTTTTATGATTCGCATCCACCTGCGTCGATTCGTATCGCGCACTTACAACAACACAACCTTGGGGTAACGTAAGGATGAAACCATTACTCGGCTTAATCAGCACTCTTTTACTACTCAATAGTGCCTCTGTATTAGCCTCGGATGCTGCCTTAGGGCAGCGTCTATTTAGTCAATCGCGCTGCTTAGAATGTCATGGGGCAGAAGTATTCACCAGCCCCATACGCAAAGTACAAAACCTACAGCAATTAGAACAAAAAGTACGCCAATGTGACGCTAGTCTTAGCACCAATTGGTTCGATGATGAAATCTTGGCAGTGGTACAGTATTTAAATCAAACCTATTATAAATTCCCCACTCCAGCCGCTGCTGCTAGCCCTACACACACACCACAAGTCACTACTACACTCACGTCTAATCCGCCTCACTCACTGAATAGTTTCTTTGCGCGTTAAGTGTAGTTAGCCATTTATCGCTGCACCTACTAAAGCGATACAACTATTAATTGACTGCTCCAAGTCCAAACTATTCTAAGAACACAAGCTTGAAAGAGGCACTATGCCTCACTTGGAGCAGTGAGAGTGTGAGATCACACCTTATCCTTGCTGCTCAATCATTTTTCTAAAGCGTAGAATCTGTTTGTCACGAATCTGTTTCATATCCAAATGATAAATTTCATAGGGAAATAAAAACTCCATCACACCAGAATCAAATAAGCGCCTTACTTCATATTCATCATGCGAAGTACCGCGCTGATAGCGATAATTGAGATAGCTTTGGTTGGTATGAATAATAAACTCTACGCGCATTCCGCCCATACGCGCGAAAAACTTCAACATTTGGATTTGGTTACTACTACCTACCGCTGTAGCACCATATAAATTACCTGCTAAGGTATCGGAGACATCCTCCAAAATCATAATCGAACCTGCTTTAACCGCTGCCCGTGTTAAATGGCGCACAAAACGTCTGACATGGTTTTCATTATCCAACACCGCCATCAGTCCCAATTCATCATCGACCGCAACGGCTGGGTTTTTCTCATTTTTACGTAATAATTTCAACACTTTGGCGGCTGAATCCTTTTTACGTACCGATACGTAAACAGGTATATCTTTACCATTGACTTGAAATAAGCGACGTTTAATGAGGGTCAGTTTTTCGTTTTCCTCTAGGTCTGGCAAATTTCGTACACTTTCAGCATCAAGCACCTGCACCTCAGTACAACTAAAATCACTCTGTGCATGGTGACTCGCCAAATAAGCAATTTCCAACTCACCAATCTTAAGCTGAGGACTCCATACATGCTGATTAAGGAAATTTAAAAAGGCCGAAAACTTATTTTCAATATCAGTTTCACGTTCGCGCTGATCAATTGAACCCGCCAAGCCCATCAGTACTAACTTACGTTTAGCCTCAAAACGAATTTTCTTGTGGTAGCGATTATCGAAAGTAATGAGCAGTAACTCGATTGGGTTTTTCGAGGCCTCAATTTCATTACTAATTTCAATATGCGAGCTATAGGGAGCCAACACTTTACTACGCAATTGTGTAATTACGGCATCAGCGGTATTCATATATTCACGGATGTGCATCTTTAACTCTGGTAATTCACCGCCAACACCAAATAAATTACCTAATAAACTATAAGCATGGGGGTTAAGCTGTTCACAGCGTTCGGTATCTTCTAGAAGGTCGGTGATTTCATCGAAACTTTCGATCTTTAGCAAATCAAATATTCTGTCACGCACCATGCGATACTTACTTGCCGTCGACTTATCCTGTCGAAAATTTTTTGCCCATTTTCGACTTTGAAAGGAGAAAGGATGCTCAAGCAAAATCTGGTCATCGACGGCAAAAGGACCATCTTGCTTCATAGCAATAAAAATAGATTTTTCGTCAATGATGCTCATAGGCTTAATTTATCTATTAACGGAAGGGGGATGGTTATATTGTATAATAAGTTATCATAATATTCTGACGAATTATGCTCAGATCAGACTTTATATGGAAATAATCTTAATCATATCTCCCCACCACCACATAAAGCTTGTTCGCTTTATGTCAAAGTTTCCCGCACAATACGGCTTTATTTGCCTTAGATGATCTTGCCTATGAATGATCTTGTGACAGCCCGCGTCATTACCCGTTTTGGGGCGGATGTCTTAATTACCCATGCTAATCAGACGATTCGCTGCACGCCTAAACGTAAACTAGAACACATTGCTTGTGGTGACTATGTAACATGGGAAGAAAATGCTCAAGGCAATGCCACTATTACCACTATTTTACCGCGTACTAATGTGCTGACCCGCCCAGACTTTCGGGGCAAACCTAAGAATATTGCCACCAATATTGATCTAGTGATTATTGTGGTGAGCTGGCGTCCTAGTCCTTCGTGGGAAATGCTGGATCGTTATCTAGTAGCTACTGAGTTGCTCCCTGCTCA contains:
- a CDS encoding M48 family metallopeptidase yields the protein MQTFTVLFLVFLLAYVGVQLWLSLRQSQHVSQHRSAVPTPFMGKITLEQHQKAADYTLAKGRFGRIELMIGLVVLLAWTLGGGLEWLDQAWRSLNWSPLYTGVAVIVSMLVISSLIDLPASLYRTFVLEEKFGFNKTDLKTFVVDMAKGTALTLVLGVPLIMLILWLMESMGDYWWLYAWGVLTAFSLLMMWAYPKFIAPLFNKFAPLDNGEVAERINALLTRTGFNSNGIFVMDGSKRSAHGNAYFTGFGKNKRIVFFDTLLEHLTPAEVEAVLAHELGHFKRKHIIKGMLVSMTMTFVSFAVLAWLMKQGWFYNGLGVSQPSTYMAIMLFMVASPVFTFFIGPIMSWWSRKHEFEADAFAAEQSSATELISALVSLYRENASTLTPDPLHSAFYDSHPPASIRIAHLQQHNLGVT